From Desulfurobacterium pacificum, a single genomic window includes:
- a CDS encoding secretin and TonB N-terminal domain-containing protein has translation MKRKALILLSTAILSSCAYQNSNVKTTIPQPTKKISQPKKTPTLTINVNPLPLKPKTLTEMENIKTENTHPVNVNLTFNDIPLNKALLMLAKATGYNVIIPPDINGTVTLELKEDSLESCLNALLKPFGYSYKIDGNNIYVITKLTKVFHLNLPQINRTLTSSIQATIGGESSNTGVNTSTSSATMSISNNYSSEFWNNVKSALETLLKEDKTASYSIEPLTGTIVVSAKPKTMKRIENFIKTLNKETEKQVLIEAKIVEVKLDKKNQTGINWKYLTFSNFLGSGGEYSTITFNSGSPSSMPFQLSVVKVNNTFSALLGLLSQFGKVNVLSSPRILAMNGQPAMIKVGRDYIVIYKTQTTSTTSTAGETASTLTTEEINTDTILTEGVVLTIVPHIDDKGNVILNITPAISSLDTPIVSGFTNTTEDLLNKIYAVNIRQLNTVIKARSGQTIILGGLIAKSKSETKEGVPFFQDLPLIGNAFKSNTQTSSKTELVIMLTPYVEK, from the coding sequence ATGAAACGAAAAGCGTTAATACTTTTAAGCACAGCCATCCTATCTTCCTGCGCGTATCAAAACTCCAATGTAAAAACTACTATCCCTCAACCCACTAAAAAGATTTCCCAACCTAAAAAAACGCCTACACTAACGATTAACGTTAATCCTCTACCCTTAAAACCAAAAACTTTAACGGAAATGGAAAACATAAAAACAGAAAATACTCACCCTGTAAACGTTAACCTTACATTTAACGACATACCTCTAAATAAAGCCCTGCTGATGCTTGCAAAAGCCACAGGATACAACGTAATTATTCCGCCAGACATAAACGGAACTGTAACACTTGAACTGAAAGAAGATTCCTTGGAATCTTGCCTCAACGCTCTATTAAAGCCTTTTGGATACTCTTATAAAATAGACGGTAACAATATCTATGTAATCACAAAGTTAACTAAGGTCTTTCATCTCAACCTACCACAAATAAACAGAACGCTAACCTCCTCAATCCAAGCCACTATAGGAGGAGAAAGCAGTAATACAGGAGTAAACACTTCAACAAGTAGTGCTACAATGTCAATTTCTAACAATTATTCATCAGAGTTCTGGAATAACGTTAAAAGCGCATTGGAAACATTACTGAAAGAAGACAAAACAGCTTCTTATTCTATTGAACCTTTAACTGGGACCATAGTAGTATCAGCTAAACCCAAAACGATGAAAAGAATAGAAAACTTCATAAAAACACTGAACAAAGAAACTGAAAAACAAGTACTGATAGAAGCAAAAATTGTAGAAGTAAAATTAGACAAGAAAAATCAAACAGGTATAAACTGGAAATACTTAACGTTCAGTAACTTTCTAGGTTCTGGAGGAGAATATTCCACAATCACATTTAACTCTGGAAGTCCTTCATCAATGCCCTTTCAGTTAAGCGTAGTAAAAGTCAACAACACTTTCTCAGCTTTACTAGGACTTCTATCCCAATTCGGTAAAGTAAACGTCCTATCTTCTCCAAGAATATTAGCAATGAACGGACAACCTGCAATGATAAAAGTAGGTAGAGACTACATCGTTATATACAAAACTCAAACAACTTCTACTACATCTACAGCAGGAGAAACAGCATCTACACTGACAACAGAAGAAATAAACACCGACACCATACTTACAGAAGGCGTTGTTTTAACTATTGTTCCCCATATAGATGATAAAGGTAATGTAATACTGAATATAACACCAGCCATTAGTTCTCTTGATACTCCTATAGTTAGCGGCTTCACAAACACTACAGAAGACCTTCTCAACAAAATTTACGCAGTTAACATCAGGCAGCTTAACACGGTGATAAAAGCCAGAAGCGGTCAAACAATCATATTGGGAGGTCTAATAGCAAAATCCAAATCAGAAACTAAAGAAGGAGTTCCTTTCTTCCAAGATTTACCTCTTATAGGTAACGCATTTAAATCAAATACCCAAACCTCTTCTAAAACAGAATTAGTAATAATGCTTACTCCTTACGTGGAGAAGTAA
- a CDS encoding type II secretion system F family protein — MAKYRVTLLTPEGEVIEETVEVENEQELLTLYSHGDTLLIDYKRDWLTAIKEFSLLDFLSPRKITKQELADFCFYMGRSLDMGISLLETLDDIKETTKNPYFKKVIEQIKNSITAGSSLSEAMRETGAFPGELIGLVKVGEETDALPQVFSNYAEYLDWAIRLQKEVKQALAYPAFVTVVVAFTIAIMFGYIIPQVLPAIKALGLKEYPLPTKILLWTGTYVKAFWKQIVTTPILLIVIIKLSLKKSRKLRYMFDKFKLKLPILGEIFTKSSLARDMRAIAEVYRSGGTLLNAIELIINYVETNLFLKEVFSQVKENLLNGDMLSEAMRKTGFFEHPIIRMVKLGEDTGALDKSLLRLAEIYEDDMRRKIQAMTMVIEPTLQLILGTILGIIALGILMPVYNVISRMGSG; from the coding sequence ATGGCAAAGTACAGGGTTACCCTACTCACCCCCGAAGGTGAAGTAATTGAAGAAACGGTGGAAGTAGAAAATGAGCAGGAACTTTTGACTTTATATTCCCACGGAGACACACTACTCATAGATTATAAAAGAGACTGGCTAACTGCAATAAAAGAATTCTCACTGCTTGATTTTTTAAGCCCCAGAAAAATAACAAAACAAGAACTGGCTGACTTCTGCTTCTACATGGGACGTTCCTTAGATATGGGAATATCCCTTTTAGAAACCTTAGATGACATAAAAGAAACTACCAAAAATCCTTACTTCAAGAAAGTTATAGAACAGATTAAAAACAGCATTACCGCAGGAAGTTCTCTCTCAGAAGCAATGAGAGAAACTGGGGCGTTTCCAGGAGAACTTATCGGTTTGGTAAAAGTAGGAGAAGAAACGGATGCATTGCCTCAAGTATTTTCTAACTACGCCGAATATTTAGACTGGGCAATCCGGTTACAAAAAGAAGTAAAACAGGCACTTGCTTATCCTGCTTTCGTCACAGTAGTTGTTGCATTCACTATAGCCATTATGTTCGGTTATATAATCCCTCAGGTTCTTCCTGCAATTAAAGCCTTAGGATTAAAAGAATACCCTCTTCCCACCAAAATATTACTATGGACAGGAACGTACGTTAAAGCATTCTGGAAACAAATAGTTACAACCCCTATCCTTCTAATAGTAATAATAAAACTATCACTAAAGAAATCCCGAAAACTCCGTTACATGTTTGACAAATTTAAGCTCAAACTCCCCATTTTAGGAGAAATCTTCACCAAGTCATCTTTAGCAAGAGATATGCGCGCAATAGCAGAAGTCTACAGAAGCGGAGGAACACTTCTCAACGCAATAGAACTCATAATAAACTACGTAGAAACCAACCTCTTTTTAAAAGAGGTTTTCTCTCAAGTCAAAGAAAATCTCCTTAACGGAGATATGCTTTCAGAAGCAATGAGGAAAACAGGCTTCTTCGAGCATCCAATAATTAGAATGGTAAAGTTAGGAGAAGACACCGGTGCCTTAGATAAATCCCTACTTCGACTTGCAGAAATTTATGAAGATGATATGCGTAGGAAAATACAGGCAATGACAATGGTAATAGAACCAACCTTACAGCTCATACTCGGAACAATATTAGGAATTATCGCACTTGGTATACTAATGCCTGTATACAACGTTATATCGAGGATGGGTAGTGGCTAA